Genomic window (Actinomycetota bacterium):
TCAACGACCGGCCCGACCTCGCTGTGGTGCTGGACGCCGACGGCGTTCACGTGGGGCAGAACGACCTGCCTCCGGATGCGACCCGCCGGATCGTCGGGCCTCGCATCGTGGGACTCTCGACTCACGCTCCCGACGAGGTAGACGCAGCTGTGGCGCAGGCGCACCTGCTCGATTACGTCGCGGTCGGCCCAGTCAACGAGACGCCGACGAAAAAGGGTCGTCCGGGAACCGGGCTGTCGCTGGTGAAGCACGCGGCGGCGACGATCCAGCTCCCGTGGTTCGTGACGGGAGGCATGTCCATAGAGACGTTGGCGCCGGTGCTGGAGGCGGGGGCGCGCCGTATCGTCGTTGTCCGCGCGATCACGGAGTCGGCCGATCCCCCCGCTGCGGCCGCGCGCCTCAAGGAGATGTTGGTCGTCGCCGGCTAAGTATGAGTAAGGTGCCCGGCGTGAAACCGAAGCTCGAGTGGCTCCTGATCTTCGTCCCGATCGCGCTCGTCCTCGAATTCACGCACGGCAACCACACCGCGATCTTCGTCACCTCCGCTCTCGCGATCCTTCCCCTGGCCGGGTTGATCGGTCACGCGACGGAGGACCTGGCCATCCGGATCGGTCCCCAGAAGGGCGGCCTCCTCAACGCAACCATGGGGAACGTGACCGAGATGATCATCGCCTTCTTCCTGATTCTGGAGGGCGAGTTGGAGGTCGTGAAGGGCTCGATCACCGGCTCGATCATCGGCAACGTTTTGCTCGTCCTCGGGTTGGCTTTCCTCGTCGGCGGTTGGACGCGCCAGGAGCAACAGTTCAATCGGACCTCGGCGGGATTGCACAGCACTTCGTTGGTGATCGCGGTCGTCGCGTTGTTGATGCCCGCGCTGTTCGCGCTGACCTCCGAGTCCACCGAGTTCCGCACCGAGGCTGTGTCGATCGGTGTCTCGATCGTGCTGATCCTCGTCTACGCGCTGAGTCTGTTGTTCTCATTCAAGACGCACCGTGATTTCTTCCGGCCTACGAAGGAGGAAGAGCACGAGCCGAAGTGGTCGGCGAAGTACGCGATGGGGATGCTCGCCGGATCTACGGTGATGGTCGCGCTGATGTCGGAGTTCCTCGTGGGCGCTCTTGAGCCGACCGTGGAGGAGTTCGGTCTCTCCAAGCTGTTCGTGGGCCTGATCGTCGTTCCCATCGTGGGGAACGCAGCGGAACACTCGTCCGCCATCTTCCTGGCGGCGAAAGACAAGATGGATGTCGCGATCGAGATCGCGATCGGTTCGTCTACGCAGATCGCGTTGTTCGTGGCGCCGATGTTGGTCTTCGCCTCGCTCGCGGTCGGCAAGCCGATGGACCTGATCTTCTCGAGCTTCGAGATCGCCGCGGTCGCTTTCTCGTCGGCGATCCTGGGATTCATCGCGCTGGACGGACGCTCGCATTGGCTCGAGGGCGCACAACTGATGGCGGCCTACATCATCATGGCAATCAGCTTCTTCTTCCTTTGATCGAAAGCCTCACGCCCGCGCCGCGGGCGCTTCGTCTTCGATCGACTCAGTAGGAGGTCTCAGTGCGTGCCATCGATTTCCACGTCCACGTCTCGACGCACGAGTGGCTGAATGGCTCCATAGGTCCGATGCTGGAGGTGACCCAGAAGTACTTCAACCACACCGTGCGGATCCGCACGATGGAGCAGATGGCTCAGGAGTACAAGGACTGGGACATCTTCGGCGTCCTGCTCGCGTGGGATGCGGAGACAGCGACCGGGCTCCCGCCGCTCACGAACGACCGTGTGGCCGAGATCGTGCGCGCGTTTCCCGAGCAGTTCATCGGGTTCGCCAGCGTCGACCCGCACAAACCGGATCACGTGGAGGAGCTGGAGCGGGCCGTCACGGAGCTAGGCCTGCGCGGTCTCAAGATCCACCCGCAGGTCCAGGAGTTCTATCCGAACGAGCCGCAATACACGGCGCTGTGGGAGAAGTGCGAGGAGCACTCGCTGCCGATCGTCGCGCACGTGGGACAGACGGGGCTGGGGGCCGGGGTGCCGGGCGGGTTCGGCATCGCGTTCGACTACGGCCGCCCGATGCTGATGGACATGGTCGCCGCGAGGCACCCCGGTCTCACCGTCGTCATGGCTCACTTCGGCTACCCCTGGCACCTGGAGGTGCTTTCGAGCGCGCTGCACAAGACGAACGTGTGGGTCGACCTCAGCGCGTGGCGCCCGAAGTACATCCCGGCCGAGGTGAAGCGGGATGCACGCGGCCGCCTCTCGGACAGGACGGTGTGGGGGAGCGACTACCCGATGCTTGACCCGGGCCGCATCCTCGACGAGTTCGATGTCATGGAGCTCGGCGACAAGGAAGAAGACGTGCTGAAGAACAACGCCGCGCGCCTGCTGGGCCTCGAGCTCTAGGTAGATCGGGAGCCGGGCGACTTCGCTTCGCTCAGCACCTCACGGCGCTCCAGGAACTCATCGCGCGAGATCTCGCCACGCGCGTAACGCTCCTCTAAGACCTGCAGCCCCGCGCTCCGGTCCGGGCGGTGCTGGGGGCGGTTCTTCACCAACTTCGCCACGAGCACGACGACGAGCGACCAGAACACGATCATCAGAGCGATCGGCACAAAAGCCCATAGCCACTCGAACGGGCCGGGTCCAGAGCCGTGCCACATCCCGTGCGCCGGCGTCACCGCGAGAGGTCCTCTCTGATGCGTGAGAGGTCTTCCGCGCTGATCTCCCCGCGCGCGTAACGCTCCTCGGCGATCTCCAGCGCAGGTGACCTAGACCCGAGCGAGCCGGGGTCTCCCTCCGGAAGCGCGATCCACAGGATGATGTAGGGGATCAGGCCAAACCCGCCGGGCAGGATGATGACCAGCGCCCAGATGACGCGCACCAATGTCGCGTCCATCCCGAGGTACGCCGCGATCCCACCGGCTACACCCGCGATCTTGCGGTCGGTCGTTGACCTTCTTAATTGCCCCCTGGCCATCCGCTGATGGTAGCGAGAAGGTCTTGACGGGGTCGACGGCCTGCAATAGTATCGAACATATGTTCGACTCACGGTATTTCACCGACAATCACGGCAACCGCCACCCTTGGCGGCCGGAGCGCTTGGCCTACCTGGGCTGGGCGAAACCCCGCCTCGCGGCGCGGTGAGCCCGTCGCCACCCGAGCCGGAGGAGGACTCTTCTGGTGACGACGCAGCGCGGCCCGAGTGGCAGGAGGCTTACGAGGAGATCATGACGCTCTCCTCTGCGATCGCGGCCGCGCAGGCGCGCATCATCGACCTCGTGACCACTCACGGAAGCTTCCTCACCGCGGGCGACCAGCCTGCGACCTGGCTCGCCTGGGCGGCCGGCATGAGACCCACCACCGCGAACAAGCACCTGCGCCTCGGCGAGCGCCTGATGGAGCTGCCGAAGATCAAGGAGTCCTTCGCCGCGGGAGAGATCAGCTTCGAGAAAGCGGACACCATCGCGCGCATCGCGTCGAAAGAGACGGAAGAGCACCTGCTCATGTGGGCTCAGCACGGGACATGTTCGCAGCTCGGCACGATCGCATCCGGCTTCCGCCGCGCCAAGGTGAACCTCGAGGGAGCCGCGGCGCTGCAGCGTGACCGCTCTCTCACCTACTACTACACCGAAGAGGGCGCCTTCCGCCTCCGCGCTCAGATGCCGGCCGAGCAAGGCGCGCTGGTCGCGGCCGCGATCGAGGCCGCCGAGGAGAAGCTGTGGGAGGAGCAACAGGTCTTCCGCGACGAGGCGGTCTCCGAGGCTGATCGCCGGCAGATGGTGCGTCGTGGAGACACAGGCGGTGCGCGGCGGGCAGACGCGTTGGTGGCGCTCGGCGAAACTTTCCTCGCCCATGGTCTTTCAGATGGCCCTGTCTCGGATCGCTACCAGGTCATGGTGCACGTGGACCAGGCCGCGCTCCACAGAGATGCCGGTGCCACCTGCGAGCTTCAGGCTGGCGCCGGTATCTCCCCCGACACCGCCCGGCGCATCTCTTGCGATTGTTCGATCATGGCGCTGCTGGAAGGAGACGGCGTTCCCCTCAAGCTCGGCCGCACCCGGCGCACCATCTCTCCCGCGCTGAGACGGGTGCTGGAGGCGCGCGACCGGCACTGTGTTTTCCCGGGCTGCAGCAACGAGCGGAGGCTGGATGGCCACCACGTGGCGCATTGGATCGAAGATGGTCTCACCGAACCCGACAACGTGACACTGCTGTGTCGCCGCCACCACCGCTTGGTCCACGAGGGCGGCTACACGATGACCTTCGACGGCAAGTCGGCTCGCTTCTTCCGCCCCGACGGCAGCGAGGTGGAACGGGTGCCGACGTACCCGTCGCTCACCGAGGTCGAGATCGCGGAGTGGTGCGCGGCGTCTACAACCGACGTCGACACCTGGTCGCATTGGATCGACCCGTGCGACTACGCCGATGCCGTTTCGTGGCTGTGCGAGAACGATCTGGAGGCCAGAGAGCTGAGCCTGGCAGGAGCGCGGGCCGGGCCGGAATAGCTCGGCGCCCTGGGGCGTCTACAGTAGTGAGATGGCAACCACGCAAGAGATAGAAGAGCAGGTCATCGCGGCCTTGAAGACGGTGAACGACCCCGAGCTCGGGATCGACATCTATCACCTTGGCCTTGTCTACGACATCCTCATCAACGAGGAGAACAACGACGTCAAGGTCGAGTTCACGCTGACGACGATGGGCTGCCCGATCGGACCGATGATCGACGAGGAGATCAAGGCGGCCACCAAGGAGATCGAGGGGATCGGCGAGGTGACGACGGAGATGGTCATGTACCCACCGTGGACGCCCGAGAAGATGGACCCGCTGGCTAAGTCCGCCCTCGGGTTCGTTTGAGGTTCGGCCTCCACCTCCCCAGCGCACAGCCGGGCGCCAACGCGGCCGACATCCTGGCGGTAGCCGGTACCGCGGAACGTCTCGCTTTTGACTCCGTGTGGATGTTCGACCACCTGTTCACGCCGGTCGATCTGGAGTCGAAGTATCCTTACAGCCGCGACGGGTCGTACGCGATGAGCGCGAGCGACCCGTTCTTCGACCCCGCGGGCGTCTACGGGGTGCTCGCCGGGGCGACGGAGCGCATCAGGATCGGCACCGGGGTGACCATCGCCGCTTACCGCCACCCGATCGTCTTGGGCAAAGCACTCGCGACCATCGAGCAATTCGCGCCGGGGCGGGTCGTGCTCGGTCTGGGGCGCGGCTGGATGCGCGAGGAGTTCGACGCACTCGGCGTCGGTTTCGAGCGGCGCGGAGCGCGGCTCGAGGAATACGTGAGAGCCCTGCGCGCGATCTGGTCCGGTGAGCCGTCGTCATTCTCCGGTGAGTTCTATTCATGGGAGGAAGCGGGTTTCTTGCCCGCGCCCACCACGCACCTGCCGATCTTGCTGGGCGGCCACGGCAACGAGGCACTGCGACGCACCGCGGAGCTGGCCGACGGCTGGGTGATCACGACCTCCAGGGGGCAGGGCGCGGGCATCGAGGCGGTGGCGGCTCGTCTCGATGTGTTGAAGGCCGAGATGGACAAGCGGGGGCGAGATCTCGGCGAGCTCGAGATCGTTTACCCGAACCTGTTGTGGTTCTCGGATCAACCGAACCCGAAGATGCCGCTGACGGGAACGCCCGAAGACATAGCCGGGTCGATCAAGAGGCTCGAGGAGATCGGCGTCACCACGGCGCACCTGATCGTCTTCGGTCCCGGCCCCCTGGTCTGCGAGACCGCAGAGCGATTCGCCGAGGAAGTGCTACCGCTCCTTTAGGCAAAGAAGCGTCGGCTACGTCCGCAGTGGCGATTACCTTTCGTCCATGCCTTCTCGTTTGTCCGACCTGGAGTGCGCGCGCTGTGGGCGGAGCCACGATCCGCACGTCTTGCAGCAGAGGTGCGAGTGCGGCGGCACGCTCCTCGCGCGCTACGACCTTCGAGACCTCAGCTTGGGCGATGCCCGACAGAGGCGCGCAGGCATGTGGCGCTACACCGAGCTCCTCCCGCTGCGCTCGGCCCCCGTGTCTCTCGGAGAGCCGGAGACACCTCTGTTGTTCCTCCCCCGGCTCTCGGAGAGGTGGGGCATCGAGACCTGGCTGAAGGACGACGGGCTGCTGCCGAGCGGCACCTTCAAGGCTCGCGGCGCCGCGATGGGCGTGTCTCGCGCGGCCGAGCTTGGGGCGACCGCTATCGCGATGCCTACGGCGGGTAATGCGGGCGCGGCCTGGGCGCTTTACGCCGCGCGAGCCGGGCTGCCGCTGACCGTCGTGATGTCGCGTACGGCGCCCGCTTCGCAGCAGGCGGAGGTGGAGGCCGCGGGGGCGGAGCTCGAGCTGGTGGACGGCTCGATCGCAGACGCTGGTCGGCGGGCGAAGGAGATCGCGGGCGAGGCCGGCGCGCTGTTCGCGGGCACCTTCTTCGAGCCGTACCGCCTCGAGGGCAAGAAGACCGCGTGGCTGGAGCTGTTCGACCAGGCCGGCGACGAAGCAGGGATGCGCCTGCCGCGCACGCTCGTCATCCCGGTAGGCGGCGGAGTGGCGGCCGTCGCCGCCGCCAAAGCCGCCGACGAGGTGCGGTCCGCGGGTTGGACGAACGACGAGCCGCCCGTTCTCGTCGGCGTGCAGCCGGAGGATTGCGCGCCGATCACCCGAGCCTTCGAGGAGGGGCGAGACGACGTGCCGCCCTGGCCTCACCCAACGACGACGATCGCGGCGGGGCTTCGCGTTCCGGCTCCAGCCGAAGGAGCGCTCGTTCTCGACCGCGTTCGTTCCTCGGGCGGCACCATGCTGGCGGTCGCCGAGAGAGACATCAGGCTGTCGATCCGTCACCTCGCCGCGACCGAGGGAGTGTTCGCCTGCCCCGAGGGGGCCGCC
Coding sequences:
- a CDS encoding HNH endonuclease; the encoded protein is MSPSPPEPEEDSSGDDAARPEWQEAYEEIMTLSSAIAAAQARIIDLVTTHGSFLTAGDQPATWLAWAAGMRPTTANKHLRLGERLMELPKIKESFAAGEISFEKADTIARIASKETEEHLLMWAQHGTCSQLGTIASGFRRAKVNLEGAAALQRDRSLTYYYTEEGAFRLRAQMPAEQGALVAAAIEAAEEKLWEEQQVFRDEAVSEADRRQMVRRGDTGGARRADALVALGETFLAHGLSDGPVSDRYQVMVHVDQAALHRDAGATCELQAGAGISPDTARRISCDCSIMALLEGDGVPLKLGRTRRTISPALRRVLEARDRHCVFPGCSNERRLDGHHVAHWIEDGLTEPDNVTLLCRRHHRLVHEGGYTMTFDGKSARFFRPDGSEVERVPTYPSLTEVEIAEWCAASTTDVDTWSHWIDPCDYADAVSWLCENDLEARELSLAGARAGPE
- a CDS encoding SHOCT domain-containing protein yields the protein MTPAHGMWHGSGPGPFEWLWAFVPIALMIVFWSLVVVLVAKLVKNRPQHRPDRSAGLQVLEERYARGEISRDEFLERREVLSEAKSPGSRST
- the thiE gene encoding thiamine phosphate synthase, which produces MSLQDALLYLVAPARIRAGDIAHLIPELADAGVDLFQLREKELEAGDVLRLARPLQAACRAVGLPFIINDRPDLAVVLDADGVHVGQNDLPPDATRRIVGPRIVGLSTHAPDEVDAAVAQAHLLDYVAVGPVNETPTKKGRPGTGLSLVKHAAATIQLPWFVTGGMSIETLAPVLEAGARRIVVVRAITESADPPAAAARLKEMLVVAG
- a CDS encoding threonine synthase, which translates into the protein MPSRLSDLECARCGRSHDPHVLQQRCECGGTLLARYDLRDLSLGDARQRRAGMWRYTELLPLRSAPVSLGEPETPLLFLPRLSERWGIETWLKDDGLLPSGTFKARGAAMGVSRAAELGATAIAMPTAGNAGAAWALYAARAGLPLTVVMSRTAPASQQAEVEAAGAELELVDGSIADAGRRAKEIAGEAGALFAGTFFEPYRLEGKKTAWLELFDQAGDEAGMRLPRTLVIPVGGGVAAVAAAKAADEVRSAGWTNDEPPVLVGVQPEDCAPITRAFEEGRDDVPPWPHPTTTIAAGLRVPAPAEGALVLDRVRSSGGTMLAVAERDIRLSIRHLAATEGVFACPEGAATVAAADRLARRGALEGPVVLYNTGSGIKYVDVL
- a CDS encoding amidohydrolase family protein; translated protein: MRAIDFHVHVSTHEWLNGSIGPMLEVTQKYFNHTVRIRTMEQMAQEYKDWDIFGVLLAWDAETATGLPPLTNDRVAEIVRAFPEQFIGFASVDPHKPDHVEELERAVTELGLRGLKIHPQVQEFYPNEPQYTALWEKCEEHSLPIVAHVGQTGLGAGVPGGFGIAFDYGRPMLMDMVAARHPGLTVVMAHFGYPWHLEVLSSALHKTNVWVDLSAWRPKYIPAEVKRDARGRLSDRTVWGSDYPMLDPGRILDEFDVMELGDKEEDVLKNNAARLLGLEL
- the cax gene encoding calcium/proton exchanger, which produces MKPKLEWLLIFVPIALVLEFTHGNHTAIFVTSALAILPLAGLIGHATEDLAIRIGPQKGGLLNATMGNVTEMIIAFFLILEGELEVVKGSITGSIIGNVLLVLGLAFLVGGWTRQEQQFNRTSAGLHSTSLVIAVVALLMPALFALTSESTEFRTEAVSIGVSIVLILVYALSLLFSFKTHRDFFRPTKEEEHEPKWSAKYAMGMLAGSTVMVALMSEFLVGALEPTVEEFGLSKLFVGLIVVPIVGNAAEHSSAIFLAAKDKMDVAIEIAIGSSTQIALFVAPMLVFASLAVGKPMDLIFSSFEIAAVAFSSAILGFIALDGRSHWLEGAQLMAAYIIMAISFFFL
- a CDS encoding TIGR03619 family F420-dependent LLM class oxidoreductase translates to MRFGLHLPSAQPGANAADILAVAGTAERLAFDSVWMFDHLFTPVDLESKYPYSRDGSYAMSASDPFFDPAGVYGVLAGATERIRIGTGVTIAAYRHPIVLGKALATIEQFAPGRVVLGLGRGWMREEFDALGVGFERRGARLEEYVRALRAIWSGEPSSFSGEFYSWEEAGFLPAPTTHLPILLGGHGNEALRRTAELADGWVITTSRGQGAGIEAVAARLDVLKAEMDKRGRDLGELEIVYPNLLWFSDQPNPKMPLTGTPEDIAGSIKRLEEIGVTTAHLIVFGPGPLVCETAERFAEEVLPLL
- a CDS encoding PspC domain-containing protein; its protein translation is MARGQLRRSTTDRKIAGVAGGIAAYLGMDATLVRVIWALVIILPGGFGLIPYIILWIALPEGDPGSLGSRSPALEIAEERYARGEISAEDLSRIREDLSR
- a CDS encoding metal-sulfur cluster assembly factor; translation: MATTQEIEEQVIAALKTVNDPELGIDIYHLGLVYDILINEENNDVKVEFTLTTMGCPIGPMIDEEIKAATKEIEGIGEVTTEMVMYPPWTPEKMDPLAKSALGFV